The sequence GGGCTTCCAATTGTTTGCAGTTCGGGCAGGCGTCCTCAGAGATGCCCCTACTCTACCTGTTTTACCTGCTCCACCGAGTCCAGACCCCCTGCTGAGCAGTCACCAGATAACAGCGTTCTAGAAAGGTTTTACAGCTCCTTAAAACGGGATGTATTGGATACGACGCCTTTCCAAAGTCGAGCTGTTGCTCGGCAGGCCATCTTCAAATACATCCAGGTCTTCTAGGACCGTCAGCGTTGCCATTGAACACCAGACGACTTGACCCCACACGAGTTTGAACGCCAAGCTCAGGTGGCTTAACCAGATGCGTGCAAAACAGACTCAGGCCCAGAATTGGGTTAACCCTCTAGGGCTGGATCAGCCGGTCAACCCTCTCAGGGCGCAGTGGCCGCCAAGGTGCGGTTGCGGCCCTCCTGTTTGGCCCGGTATAAGGCAAAATCAGCGGCACGCAAGAGGTCGCTCAGCGTTCCCGCATGCTGTGGAAACGCCGCCACACCCAGCGAAAGCGTCACCGTGCCGAGGCGCTGACCCCGGGACGTGACTTGCATCCGTTCCCCTGCTTCCCGAACCGCTTCGGCCCGTTTGACGGTTTGTTCGAGGTTGGCACCGGGCAACAGTAGAGCGAATTCCTCTCCACCGTACCGGCAGGCGACGTCCTCACCCCGAATACTCGTTTTTAGTACGCTGCCGAGCTCTTGCAGCAGGGCGTCCCCGGCCTCATGACCATAGGTATCATTGAACTGCTTAAAGTGATCGACGTCGAGCATGACGACGCCAATCGGATGGCTGTAGCGGGTGGCCCGGCGCAGTTCACGCTCGAAGGTTTCTTCCAAGTAACGGCGGTTGAAGAGCCCGGTCAGCGCGTCGCGGATGGATTGCTGGCGGAGCGTTTCCTTCAGCCGTAGATTCATAAACGCCAGTGCGACGGTTTCCGCAACCATTTGCGCCAGACGTTGGGTGTGCTCTAGGAAGGGGCGGCCATCGACCGAGACCAAATGAAACAGGCCGACGGTTTCACTTTGGGCCAGGAGGGGCACACACAACGTCGGGTGGTCACCTGCCACGTGGGCGCAGTGAAGGCCAGATGCTGCGGCGCTCACGAAAGCTCTTCCTCGCCGCAAGCCCCAGCATTCCACGGGCGTAAACAGTGGTGAAGCGTTGATCGCTCCATTCCAGGTCACCGCTTCTTCCAGCATGTTTTTGGAAGGGCCAAAGGCATACAGTGCGCCAGCCGCGAACGGGAAGAGTTGAGAGGCATGATGGGCCACCACGTCCTGAGCTTCCTCGATACTCACGCAGGCTTGAAGCATTTCGCTCAGCTCGCCGAGCATCCTCGATTCCGCATTTCGCCGTTCGAGCTCGGTGATCTGCAGCTGGAGTTGCACACTCAGGGACTGTAACTCGGCCGTGCGCTCTTCGACTCGGCTCTCCAGTTCGTCACGGGCGGCTCTCAGAGCCGCTTCAGCGGCTTTGATCTCGCCGATGTCCTCAATCACGGAGATAAAGTAGCGTGGGCTGCCGTCTTCTGCGTGCACCAGCGCGACAGTCAGGTTGATCCAGATCTGCTCGCCCCCTTTGCGGAGATAGCGTTTGTGCAGCGAGTAAGTGCGGATTTCGCCCCGGAGCAATTGACCCACCAGCGCGAGGTCTGCTTCCAAGTCGTCGGGGTGAGTGATGTCCTGAAACGTGAGTTCAACCAGTTCTGCTGGAGTGTAACCGACAATCTCACAGAGCTTATCGTTGACGCTCAGCCAGTGCCCGTCAAGTTGGATATGGGCGATGCCGACGGCCGCTTGATCGAAGGTGGTGCGGAAGCGTTCCTCGCTGTCCCGCAAGGCCTGCTCCGCTTGACGCTGTGCACTGACGTCGCGCACGACGAGGGTGACCAAGCGCTTTCCAGCCACAATCACTTCAGAGCGGCTGATCTCGGCGAAAAACGTCTCCCCATCTGCCCGAACCGCTGTCTGAGGAGACGCTTCGTCTTGCAGAACTGGAATGAACTCATAAAGAGACGTGCCGATGACATAGACCGCGTCAATCCCAAACAGGCGTTCAGCGGCTTGGTTGAACACCAGAATGCGGTGGTGAGGGTCAGTGGTGATCACGGCGTCGGGGAGGCCAGCTAAAACGGCCGAGTGCTGAACTTCGCGGACAGAACTGGTCATGACTGTATGTTCTCTGTGATGTCTGTCGGGGCGGGCGGGTGACACGGCTGGAGAGGTTCAGGACGACCAAACCAGTAGCCTTGCAGGTGGTCGCACCCCAACGTCTGAAGTGTCCTGGCCTGCTGTGCCGTTTCAACCCCCTCAGCCACAGTCACCAGACCAAAGGCACCGGCCAGGATCACGATGGCCCGGATCAGCTCCGCAGAGCGCTTGCCTTCGGCGCCTGGGTCATCAACATGCTGGGTGAAAATCGGTCGATTTTGAGGACTTCCACCGGCAGCTGGGCCAGGGCGGAGAGACTGCTGTACCCC is a genomic window of Deinococcus sp. QL22 containing:
- a CDS encoding diguanylate cyclase; protein product: MTSSVREVQHSAVLAGLPDAVITTDPHHRILVFNQAAERLFGIDAVYVIGTSLYEFIPVLQDEASPQTAVRADGETFFAEISRSEVIVAGKRLVTLVVRDVSAQRQAEQALRDSEERFRTTFDQAAVGIAHIQLDGHWLSVNDKLCEIVGYTPAELVELTFQDITHPDDLEADLALVGQLLRGEIRTYSLHKRYLRKGGEQIWINLTVALVHAEDGSPRYFISVIEDIGEIKAAEAALRAARDELESRVEERTAELQSLSVQLQLQITELERRNAESRMLGELSEMLQACVSIEEAQDVVAHHASQLFPFAAGALYAFGPSKNMLEEAVTWNGAINASPLFTPVECWGLRRGRAFVSAAASGLHCAHVAGDHPTLCVPLLAQSETVGLFHLVSVDGRPFLEHTQRLAQMVAETVALAFMNLRLKETLRQQSIRDALTGLFNRRYLEETFERELRRATRYSHPIGVVMLDVDHFKQFNDTYGHEAGDALLQELGSVLKTSIRGEDVACRYGGEEFALLLPGANLEQTVKRAEAVREAGERMQVTSRGQRLGTVTLSLGVAAFPQHAGTLSDLLRAADFALYRAKQEGRNRTLAATAP
- a CDS encoding EAL domain-containing protein is translated as MILAGAFGLVTVAEGVETAQQARTLQTLGCDHLQGYWFGRPEPLQPCHPPAPTDITENIQS